From Aegilops tauschii subsp. strangulata cultivar AL8/78 chromosome 5, Aet v6.0, whole genome shotgun sequence:
ACGGGACAGCGCCGAGGAGCATGTGGGTGTCCGTGATCTTGTGCCACCACTTGAAGCCGGCCGGCGAGAGGCGGTTCCGGGCCAGGCTGTAGGCGAGCGTCGGGTAGAAGAGCGCCCGCGCGCCCACGCCCACCGCCGCTTGCTTCGCGGCGTCTAGAGTCGTCGCCGATGACGATGACGACGACTCCTCCGAGGCTTTACCCGGAGCCGACCGGCCGGCCACCAGCTTGTAGGCCAGCTTCGGGTAGAAGAGCACCCGCGCGCCCACTCCCACCGCCGCCCGCTTCGCCACATCCAGAGCCGTCGCCGATGATGACTCTGCCCAGGCTTCCTCGTCCACGAACCTGGCGCTGCCGTCGCCGTCGTTGTGCCCGTGAAAGAGCTGCAGCTCCACTCCGGCGGAGTCGACGGGGAGCTCGTCGGAGCGCATCTCTGATCGTGAGGAAGTGTTCGTCGAAGTCGATCTCTCGATGCAATCCGCTGCGGTCGATCTGAACCCCTCGGAAAATCTGCTCCACGGGATCAATATAAGGCACGTAACTTGTATCCCGTTTAATCTCCGAGACCTGCTCTTGCACGTCTTCGTATCTGTAATGGACTGTATCAAAGCGATCTGTCCCAACGTGTAAACCATGGCAaagtttttattttttatttttatgaaACAGTTAATCGTCACGCACATACAGGGGGCAAGAAAAAAGACGTCGCGTGCTCATCTACCACACAATCTTTTTATAGAACGAATGTTCAAGATAGCCCAGCTTTTGAATTAACAAAGCAATTAACCGATAGAATTACATCAAACAAACAAAGGaaccaaaaaaaaaaagaaacacaAAAAGATACATGGTGATGGATTATGGATGGGCTTAGGCCCATATAAGACAATAATCCCTAATTAATCTCTAAGGCCCATGCATGTGTACGGCAAGTGGTGGGAAgtgtgggaagtttagtcccatactgctgcTGCTACAGTAAAAAGAGtgagacctctttataagggctgCTCTACCACTTGTAAATGATTTCTCCATAATGACCATTAACAGTTGCTCCTGTAGTGGCCAAATAAGGTTTAGCTATTGGGAGCTTGGGAATATGAGCtgtacacgcgcgctcctcctcctccgccgcccgcctcgcctcgcctcgcctcgtctcGTCTCGTCTGACGCGCGCGCCGCGGGAATGAGCCGCTCAAGAATTGTTAATTAATTAACGAGTCGCTAACGGAAGCGCCACTGTCCGAGATGGCCTATATAAGAAGGCGCTGGCCAGTGGAGTGAACCCTAACtcagttcactcactccctcttgtACAACCCTAGCCGTCATCTACTGTTCCTCTCACTGTGCTACCTCCGGCGATCCCATCCCGACGACCGCGTGCACGGTTGGTCGGGAGAGCAGATGCCTCCGGAACCCTGTCGTTCGAGATCCTGCCCGGGAGAATGacaataaggtttttggggagcgtctcgacgCGACTGTTCCCGATCCTTCTCCGTCCGCCTCTGCTTCCACTACTTCCCCTGCATCAACCCCATGGCTGACTACGCCGCCGCCAAGAAGAAGGCctgggccgccgccgccgccgcgttggcctggccaaccggaggGTATGACTCGTTCATCCAATATTTGCTCGTTCATGTGCTAGCCGTATATATGCTGTTCATAGATGTTTCGGTTCTATGTATTGTACGTGCTCACATGCTTAGGTATCGGTATGAGATGCATACCATATTTGCCATGCTTACTGTTTACTCGTGGATTAGATTAGTTGGAAAAGTgctaatatttccaacaatctAAAAACCTTATTTTAGGCACTTTTCGACTCATGGCTTCGCCGCTACTCTGAAACCGGAAAAGTTTACTGGAACACATTTTAAGCATTGGCAGACGAGGACTACCTTATGGCTCACAGCAATGAACGTGTTCTGGGTTGGTGGTGTGTCTCCCACGGTAATgattgctcctgaacaggagaatGCGTTTAGGGAGGTAACCACCATCTTTGTGGGAGCCGTTCTTACTGTGATCGGAGACAAGCTAGTCAACGCATATCTTCATATGCGCGTTGCCAAGAATTTGTGGGATGCGCTCGAAGCTAAGTTCGGCGCAACCGATGCTGGAAGCGAGTTGTATGCTATGGAGTAGTTCCATGAAGACAAAATGGTTGATAACCGTTCTGTATTGGACCAGGCCCATGAGATACAATGCATCGCTAAGGAGATGGAGCTCCTGAAGTGTGAGTTACTGGACAAGTTTGTCACGGGTTGCATTATTGCAAAACTCCCTCCTGAATGGAGGAACTTTGCTGCTTCTCTCAAGCACTTGAGACGTGAATTCTCTGTTGAGGATGTCATCGGTCATCTAAGTGTTGAGCAGAACTCGAGATCAAAGGACTCACACGTGAAAGGGGCAGAGGGTTCTTCTAGCGCCAatgtggtgcagaagaacttccacaagttcaagggaaAGAACTCTGTCCAACAAAATACTAcctttaagaagaagggtaagaagaaagacaagaaGAGAGATGGCTGCATTACTTGTGGTTCAAAGGAACATTGGgaaaacaagtgcccaaacaagtataAGAAGCCAGGAAATGACGCAAAGTCTGTCAATGTGACTCTGAGCAACAATGATGCGGCATcagggtatggtaatctgtttaccgtactttcagtttgtcagtccacggattggtgggttgacactggggccaatattcatgtgtgtgctaatgtgtctttgttttcttcttaccaggtcacACGAGATTGTTCCGTCCTGATGGGGAACGACTCgcatgcttctgttcatggtgttggcatggtagatctgaagtttacttcgggaaagatcgtgcaactgaagaacgtgcagcatgtccccgctATCTAGAAGAATCTCcttagtggctcccttctatgtaaaGAAGGGTTTAAGTTAGTATTTGAGTCTAACAAAGTAGTCGTATCTCGGCATGGACTATTTTTTGGAAAAGGATATGATTGTGGTGGTTTTTCCGCCTTTCCCTGGAGAATTTCTGTAATAAAGTTGTGAACCAAATTCATTCTAATGTGAACAAATGTGAggtttggcattcacgtctttgtcacataAATTTCGGTTGTATGACGCGGCTGGCTAAGATGAATCTAATcccgagtttcactttagccaaaggctctaagtgccatgcgtgtgtgcaagcaaagcaacctcgtaagcctcacaagcctgcgaaggagagacacctggcaccattagagctcatacattcagatctctgtgagatgaatggtgtgttgactaaaggtggaaagaaatacttcatgactttgattgatgattccactagatTCTGTTATGTATATTTGTTAAATACAAaggatgaggctctacactactttaaaatctataaggctgaagttgagaaccaacttgagaagaaaataaaacgagtccggtctgatcgtggtggagagtacttttCTAGTGAGTTCGATTTAAtctgtgcggaacatggtattattcatgagaggacgcctccctattcaccctaGTCAAACGGGGTTGCCAAACGGAAAAAACCGTACTCTAACAGATTTGGCTAACGCCATGTTAGATgcatcgggtttatccaaggcatggtggcGGGAGGATGTATTGacatcatgtcatgtcctgaatagtTCCCGCAAAGGATAATGAGACTACTCCCTATGAGCAATGGGAAAAGAAAAGAACTACACTCTCTTACTTGCGCACTTGGggctgtttggcgaaagtcaatgtgccgatccccaaaaagcgtaagcttggaccaaagactgtggactgcgttaatttgggctacgctCAGAATAgtgttggctatagatttctagtggtgaaatctgaggtacctgaccagaaggtcggtacaatcatagagtctaaggatgctacattATTTGAGGATATTTTCCCcatgagagatatgcaaagcacttctagactggaatctgatgagactcctgaacctgccattCCGATGGAATAACATGAACACAAAAGTGATGAAAGTTCATCAGAGGATGACGAGGAAGATCCTGTTAGgagcaagagacaaaggactgcaaagtcttttggtgatgatttcctcgtgtacctcgtggatgatgACACTCCCAGTTCCATTCCATCATGGATAACGGGACATGGGACATCACTGATCTTCCTTATGGTTGCCAACCattgggatgtaagtgggtgttcaagaggaagcttaggcccgatggtactgttgagaagtacaaggctaggcttgtggccaagggttaCACCCAAAAGGAAGAAGAGGATTTCTTCGacacttactcacctgtggctaggctgacaaccattcgagtgttactcgCTTTGGCTGCCTCCATGGTCTTCTTGTTCATCAGATGGACGTTAAGACAGCTTTCCTTCACGGagagtgtcgtggaattgtcacggcaggtgtcctagtgaaaggacttagtagtggagccatcacaactaggaagcttaaaggggttaaaacgggacaaaggacacaaggtttatactggttcggccccttacggtgaaagtaaaagcctacgatccagttttgagtgggattgcttatgtctcgataaccagggagcgaatccgcttgacctagctctcgatttgatgttacttgccctgaaccgccgccgggtcgtccctttatatacagaggttgACGCCCGAGGTGGTTCACAGAGTCACGGcgggctcataaacagtgtccggctcggtctctaacTATCCTGCCTTGCAATATAAGTTACatacatatggcggtttatctctACAGGCTTTGAAtcgcctttgggccttgggcccttaaGTGAACCGCCATCTCCAGAGCTGTCTTGGGATTCATGAATTGCCATAGGTAtaacccgacccctcctgggcgggtcatacctaatacttacatccccaacattaggccccagattgatttgaactggttcatgtcaatcttcaataaaAAATCTTCTGTTCTTCATTGTGCGAGAATTtgtaatccgccatgacgtcatccttCAGATTtgtgataacccgccatgacgtcatctgccaTTAACATTTTCTTCAACATATCTCAACGGATCTTTATCTTAATGTCCATctcgaaaatcgaggcgtcctTGCATCTGGATAACTATATTTTTGGCCTCCTCGTTTTCCACGCCCACTTATCAGTCTTCCCTTATAAATAAGCACGACCAGGTCTTCTCTCATTCTCCCCTttcctcatcttcttcctctcgcaaccctactgccgctcgagctccgccgccgccgcagagcACCTCGTTTTCTtcgacctcggccgctgcatcaacctgagtcgatccagagaacggcggcgaccctCCGCAGTAAATCTGCAGCTGTAATTCTTCTCCTTTCCGCAcctcagatctgcattagggtttgcaagttcttctgtgttcttcgtgGTTCATCACGGTTTCTTTGTAGTTCTTTCACTGCGGCCTTATTTGATCCAAAAGTAGTATGGAACTCATGTGGTAGTTGTTTCACGTCCATTTTTgatactagcagatcccttttgcttgCAAAGAGGCCTCATTAGAACTCACGAACTTATCTATACCacgtttttaggtctagaatattttcttttctaaacacccgtttgatccaaaataatagcTGCAACCTGTGAAACTTGTTTATGCAACACTTAGACAAAAATTGTATTTGTTAGATTCACCTAGCCATGGCGACTCTTATCACCGGCTTTAAAAAGGCAGTGCTCAATTGATAATCTTGACCACCCATGGCGGTTTAAATAACTTAACTACTTATGGAGCTCATGGCGGCTGAGATAATCTAACATAATTATCCTTATACCATTAggcccctttataagccgccatcttgaatacgcACTGTAATGTTTTTCTCCGGCTTtgaatttgaaccggaaatttttacTCTTTCTTAGACTTTCATCATAATGGCACCGAAAACACCCACTTCATGCAACTGGGTTAAATCCATCGTCACCGACAATACACTGGATGACTTTGTAAAGAACGGCTATCTGCCGAAGAAGGAAGTCATGTCTTATTGTGCTCCTAACCCGGAAGAAGAAATTCCTCAGCCCAAAGCGGGGGGAGTTATCGTTTTCAtggatcacatgaaccggggttTTTCACCACCCGGCTCAAAAAATTTCAGAGACGTCCTGCACTTCTTTGACCTCCGTCCTCAAGACATCAGACCCAATTCCTTGTCtaatatttgcaattttcaagtgttcagtgaagtatatcttggagaagaacccaacatactactcttcagagagctattttacttgaaccgctagaatgagtgtgccaacggcccaagcttggaacttggtggtgTCTCAATCCAACACCGGAGAGACGCAATTTTTCCTTATGCCAACCCGCCGAGTCATCCCAAAGACTGGAATCACACATGGTTCTATTgtcaagatacttctccggctgatgaaaaTCCTCTGCCCAGCTTTCGCGCTCTGCGCCTGGAGTCCAATCATCCACTACCTGACAAGATAACAGCCGCTGAACGCAAGACACTCGCCCCCACCCTGGCTAAGATCAAGGCTCTTCTAGGGAACGGGCTAAATGGCATCGATTTAGTCCGGGTTTGGCTCACCTGGCGGGTTattccattgagccgccgccgcggcctgATGTGCACCTACACAGGCAAGAAAAATGATCCACTGCGGGACAGCCCTAATGATTTGCCTGAAGATGTCATCAATGATATGACGAAGTCGCTTTTGAATGAGAGCTTAGCAGATTGTAGTAAGGTGGGCTTAAACCCCTTCTGCGAGGCTAATCCGGCCCTAGCGGTAAGCCGCCTATCTGAATAAATTACTTTCAACTTTTGACGTTTTATCTATACTCATACCTTTGCTAACTTTCACAGGTTGGTGACAAATTCTGGAAAGTCAAATATGATCACGAAGCTGCAAAAAGGGCCAGGaaggccaagaaagccgccagaAAAGAGACAAcaaagaagaagggcaagaaagACACCGCCTCTGACTTGCTTCGGCTAGAGGAGTCTTCTGAGttagaggtagcccttgactctcttggctccttttttaaccaccttattgacactgattatcagcaggaggatacagGAACCAGTCATGGAAAAGCTGAAGAGATAACTAtcatttcctccgactccgagcctttgccaagacagaaaatctgaagagtaacccggaaagtaagattttcacatcccttagcttatcacgatcctcaatttcttttgaagcgacatagtcatgaga
This genomic window contains:
- the LOC109747516 gene encoding phosphatidylglycerophosphate phosphatase PTPMT2-like → MRSDELPVDSAGVELQLFHGHNDGDGSARFVDEEAWAESSSATALDVAKRAAVGVGARVLFYPKLAYKLVAGRSAPGKASEESSSSSSATTLDAAKQAAVGVGARALFYPTLAYSLARNRLSPAGFKWWHKITDTHMLLGAVPFPSDVPRLRALGVTAVVTLTEPYERLVDAKLYKAHGMENLVLPTTDYLYAPSQKDLRDATAFIHGKEGGGLTYVHCKAGRARSATVVMCYLVRYKGMTTKQAYDHVRSCRSRVSLAPAQWQAVQDFEDFYRRPAGSSE